Proteins from a genomic interval of Yoonia sp. GPGPB17:
- a CDS encoding ShlB/FhaC/HecB family hemolysin secretion/activation protein, giving the protein MRATGLAATFVVCGSSVIAQTAIDDAAAQAAAIERERSQQQVESPLRAPSGVRPQPPVPARTLDGQTCIDVDTVDVRDVTLIPLNRIEELVAPFEAQCLGLAEINSVLEAVTFAYVETGYVAARAFLPEQDLSDGTLKVVVVEGKLEAIVMNRDEQSLRGQRATAFPAMIGEPVNLRDIEQGLDQLSRLRSVDATMQIAAGAEQGGSILAVSREAGRPWHGSLSFNDLGSASTGEFQTRLSLGFDDLLGLNDTIAFSYQRSMDDHPLAFSNDRPNGDTWTAKFEVPYGYWTFAIDGDRNAYRSEIEGALGPIETSGNSSTAGLTASRVLHRDQISKTTLTGTLTAKETESFILGSRVDVSSRRLSIFDFDISHSRQVWGGQGSGSISVSRGLDIWGALDDGEAADGSPRAQFTKYDLSVGYSRDFMAATQPVNYDARLTAQWSDDLLFGSEQISLGGDSSVRGSESSLMFGNRGVMLRNEFAAPLNAFSDPAYARTFGQLVPYFAFDLGRIAPQPSFDIAGGTLSGAAFGLRSQGGRLAFDISYADILSQPTDLPENGPETGVFAASLTITF; this is encoded by the coding sequence ATGAGGGCAACGGGGCTAGCCGCGACGTTTGTGGTTTGTGGTTCATCCGTGATCGCACAAACAGCAATCGATGATGCTGCTGCTCAGGCAGCGGCAATTGAGCGAGAGAGATCACAACAACAGGTTGAGAGCCCGCTGCGAGCGCCCTCGGGTGTACGTCCCCAACCGCCTGTGCCAGCACGCACCCTTGATGGGCAGACGTGCATAGATGTTGATACGGTAGATGTCCGCGACGTGACGCTTATCCCGTTGAACCGGATTGAAGAGCTGGTCGCTCCTTTTGAGGCCCAATGTCTGGGTTTGGCAGAAATCAACTCAGTACTTGAAGCTGTCACATTTGCCTACGTCGAAACAGGCTACGTAGCTGCACGCGCTTTCCTGCCCGAGCAAGACCTGTCTGATGGAACGCTCAAGGTTGTGGTCGTCGAAGGTAAGCTCGAAGCGATTGTCATGAACCGCGATGAACAAAGCCTTCGCGGGCAGCGCGCCACCGCCTTCCCAGCGATGATTGGGGAGCCAGTCAACCTTCGGGATATTGAGCAGGGATTGGATCAGCTAAGCCGATTGCGTTCGGTTGATGCGACAATGCAAATCGCGGCTGGCGCTGAACAAGGTGGGTCCATTTTGGCGGTGAGCCGTGAGGCAGGCCGCCCCTGGCATGGCTCACTCAGTTTCAATGATCTGGGCAGCGCCTCTACCGGCGAATTTCAGACGCGTTTGAGCTTAGGTTTTGATGATCTGCTAGGGCTCAATGATACGATTGCGTTCAGCTATCAAAGATCTATGGACGATCATCCGCTGGCATTTTCCAATGATCGGCCAAACGGTGACACGTGGACGGCAAAATTTGAGGTTCCTTATGGTTATTGGACTTTTGCAATTGATGGAGATCGCAACGCTTACCGGTCCGAGATTGAAGGTGCACTTGGGCCAATTGAAACATCGGGGAACTCAAGCACCGCTGGCCTGACGGCATCACGCGTGTTGCATCGCGACCAAATATCGAAAACCACCCTGACCGGAACACTGACCGCCAAAGAAACTGAAAGCTTTATCTTGGGCAGCCGGGTCGATGTCTCGAGCCGTCGATTGTCCATCTTTGACTTTGATATCTCCCATAGCCGACAAGTCTGGGGCGGCCAGGGCTCTGGTTCAATCAGTGTATCTCGTGGATTGGACATTTGGGGCGCTCTTGATGACGGTGAGGCAGCCGATGGCTCACCCCGCGCGCAGTTCACGAAGTACGATTTGTCTGTGGGGTATTCACGTGACTTCATGGCAGCGACGCAACCGGTCAACTATGATGCACGTTTGACCGCGCAATGGTCTGATGATTTGCTGTTTGGCTCTGAGCAGATCTCACTAGGTGGAGACAGCAGCGTGCGTGGATCAGAGTCATCGCTTATGTTTGGCAATCGCGGCGTGATGTTGCGCAATGAGTTTGCCGCACCACTCAATGCATTTTCTGATCCCGCTTACGCCCGCACATTTGGCCAGCTCGTCCCTTATTTTGCATTCGATCTGGGGCGGATTGCGCCACAACCGTCATTTGACATTGCTGGCGGAACTTTGAGCGGCGCTGCCTTTGGTCTGCGCTCACAGGGTGGCCGCCTCGCCTTTGACATTAGCTATGCCGACATCCTGAGCCAACCGACTGACCTGCCAGAAAATGGCCCCGAAACCGGTGTCTTTGCGGCATCGCTGACCATCACATTTTAA
- a CDS encoding type II toxin-antitoxin system PemK/MazF family toxin, whose product MALTPKAGLVIRYDFLWKDEADQGQEHGRKDRPCAIILATAENKDGSREVILCPITHTPPSKEKHAVEMPAKVAAHLGLDPDKCWIKTHEVNTLIWEKDHIPFGVTEARKGHWSFGMLPQQLTKRAFEQVRFYGQRRILKTVKRDQDDRGR is encoded by the coding sequence TTGGCACTTACTCCTAAGGCAGGGCTGGTTATCAGATACGATTTTCTCTGGAAAGACGAAGCAGACCAAGGACAGGAGCACGGGCGAAAAGATCGCCCTTGTGCCATCATCCTTGCGACTGCTGAAAACAAGGATGGCAGCCGCGAAGTCATCCTATGCCCAATCACCCATACGCCGCCCTCAAAAGAGAAACACGCCGTTGAGATGCCCGCAAAGGTCGCTGCTCATCTTGGCCTTGATCCAGATAAATGCTGGATTAAAACCCATGAGGTCAACACGCTGATTTGGGAGAAAGACCACATCCCGTTCGGCGTGACAGAGGCGCGCAAAGGGCATTGGTCATTTGGTATGCTACCACAGCAACTCACAAAACGTGCCTTTGAACAGGTCAGGTTTTACGGGCAACGCCGCATTCTCAAAACCGTCAAAAGAGACCAGGACGACCGAGGGCGCTGA
- a CDS encoding DUF411 domain-containing protein codes for MRVLASPGCGCCHAWADLARARGYAVIVEELTDPDAQKSERGIPLELASCHTIEADGYVFEGHVPFEALEAVLQDRPDITGLAVPGMPMGSPGMGDDPSARYDVIAFGGEADTGTVYYRAGTAQPFDT; via the coding sequence ATGCGCGTTCTCGCTTCGCCTGGCTGCGGGTGCTGTCACGCCTGGGCTGACCTAGCTCGCGCACGCGGCTACGCCGTCATCGTCGAGGAACTGACCGACCCCGATGCGCAGAAGTCAGAGCGTGGCATTCCGCTTGAGCTCGCCTCCTGTCACACCATTGAAGCGGATGGATATGTCTTCGAAGGGCATGTGCCATTCGAAGCACTGGAAGCCGTTTTGCAGGACCGTCCGGACATTACTGGGCTTGCTGTTCCGGGCATGCCGATGGGCTCTCCTGGCATGGGCGACGACCCGTCCGCCCGCTACGATGTCATCGCATTTGGTGGAGAGGCTGACACCGGCACGGTGTACTACCGCGCTGGCACCGCGCAGCCGTTCGACACCTGA
- a CDS encoding CopD family protein, translated as MTGLAPIDSLAVLAILAKATGYGAALVAMGGVLFSFVFAKRADGSVLQLARKLAVGAALVGLVVLAVRFGIRAARISGMGLEGATDPMMLGFVWESPLGTAAIWRGIGELALLAILVPRIGHWIALVGTVAVAISFAQVGHALGEPKAGLAVLLVLHLLAAAFWVGALVPLRRAALVPDGADLLHHFGNLAAIGVAVLIIVGTTLAFLLSGSVTALFGTAYGSALLVKVAIVAVLLGFAAWNKVRLVPALRAEKPGATHALRRCISMEMLAVVMILLATATITSVTTPPVNL; from the coding sequence GTGACCGGACTGGCCCCCATCGATAGCCTTGCCGTTTTGGCCATCTTGGCCAAAGCAACTGGCTATGGCGCGGCACTCGTCGCGATGGGGGGCGTTCTGTTTTCCTTTGTCTTCGCAAAGCGTGCCGACGGGTCCGTCCTCCAGCTGGCACGGAAGCTCGCTGTTGGTGCGGCCCTTGTCGGTCTCGTCGTCCTAGCCGTCCGCTTCGGCATTCGTGCGGCACGGATATCCGGCATGGGCCTTGAGGGCGCGACCGACCCAATGATGCTCGGCTTTGTTTGGGAAAGTCCACTTGGGACCGCCGCGATTTGGCGCGGGATAGGCGAACTTGCGTTACTGGCGATCTTAGTCCCCCGTATAGGCCACTGGATCGCTTTGGTAGGGACCGTTGCCGTGGCGATATCCTTTGCTCAGGTAGGCCACGCTCTTGGGGAGCCCAAAGCAGGACTCGCAGTCCTGCTGGTGCTACATCTTCTAGCCGCTGCTTTCTGGGTTGGTGCGCTTGTGCCATTGCGTCGGGCGGCACTTGTCCCTGATGGTGCTGATCTGTTGCACCACTTTGGAAACCTCGCCGCTATCGGAGTGGCCGTCCTGATCATTGTAGGCACAACGCTGGCCTTCCTCCTTTCAGGCTCTGTGACTGCGCTATTTGGAACGGCCTACGGCTCGGCCCTTTTGGTCAAAGTCGCTATTGTCGCAGTCCTCCTGGGCTTTGCGGCTTGGAATAAGGTGAGGCTGGTCCCTGCCTTGCGTGCTGAGAAGCCCGGCGCAACCCATGCCCTGCGGCGTTGTATTTCAATGGAAATGCTGGCCGTCGTGATGATCCTGTTGGCAACGGCAACGATCACAAGTGTAACGACACCACCCGTAAATCTTTGA
- a CDS encoding relaxase/mobilization nuclease domain-containing protein, translating into MRDNDHVEVHELRGFTADDLHGAFQEADAIAKGTKCQKYLFSLSLSPPETEKVSAADFEKAIAQAEDRLGLTGQSRAIVFHEKEGRRHAHVVWSRIDIDQMKAINLPFYKTRLNEVSKDLFLEHGWRLPDGYRDREQRDPRNFTLAEWQQAKRQGKDAREIKRTFREAWAVSDTKEAFANALEEKGYVLARGDRRGFVAVDVHGEVYAIPKWIGLKTKQVKEKLGDPKVLRSVEEAKDHISQKMQHALSRWQKDLAERKRALKVKQEQQRNQLVEKQRQAHSQLEKKLEQRRIFEAKQRQERFRTGLKGLWDRVRGEHRQIREQNEREAWQAHLRDQKIKDETIFRDLEERRHLKRAQSVERSTLNDQARDLAQDRERFNELRHDKSTRPRDGPGFVR; encoded by the coding sequence ATGCGCGACAATGATCACGTCGAGGTGCATGAGTTGCGCGGGTTTACGGCAGATGATCTGCACGGTGCATTTCAGGAAGCGGATGCCATCGCCAAAGGCACCAAATGCCAAAAGTATCTATTCTCTTTGAGTCTCAGTCCGCCGGAAACAGAGAAGGTCTCTGCCGCAGATTTCGAGAAAGCCATTGCGCAAGCCGAAGATCGGCTCGGCCTGACGGGGCAATCGCGCGCTATTGTCTTTCATGAGAAAGAAGGTCGCCGTCATGCTCATGTAGTTTGGTCACGGATCGACATTGATCAGATGAAAGCCATCAACCTGCCGTTCTATAAGACCCGATTGAACGAGGTCTCAAAAGACTTGTTTCTCGAACATGGTTGGCGATTGCCTGACGGGTATCGTGATCGGGAACAACGTGATCCGCGCAACTTCACACTTGCTGAGTGGCAACAAGCCAAGCGGCAGGGCAAAGATGCGAGAGAGATCAAGCGCACATTCCGAGAAGCATGGGCTGTCTCCGACACCAAGGAGGCCTTTGCCAATGCGCTTGAAGAAAAAGGCTATGTGCTGGCGCGCGGTGATCGACGCGGCTTTGTCGCTGTAGATGTTCACGGCGAAGTTTATGCAATACCGAAATGGATAGGGTTGAAGACAAAACAGGTTAAAGAAAAGCTTGGCGATCCAAAGGTGTTGCGCTCGGTTGAAGAAGCCAAAGACCACATCTCTCAGAAAATGCAGCATGCTTTATCTCGCTGGCAAAAGGACCTGGCTGAGAGAAAACGTGCGCTCAAGGTCAAGCAGGAACAGCAAAGAAATCAGCTTGTCGAAAAACAGCGACAGGCGCATAGCCAGCTGGAAAAGAAACTAGAACAGCGCCGCATCTTCGAAGCCAAACAGCGGCAAGAGCGGTTCCGCACAGGTCTCAAAGGTCTGTGGGATCGTGTTCGCGGCGAGCATCGGCAGATCAGAGAACAAAATGAGAGAGAAGCATGGCAAGCCCATCTGCGCGATCAGAAGATCAAAGATGAGACGATATTCCGTGATCTTGAAGAACGCCGCCATCTCAAACGTGCTCAGTCGGTCGAACGGTCAACCCTCAACGATCAAGCCAGAGATTTGGCGCAGGATCGAGAACGTTTCAACGAACTGCGCCATGACAAAAGTACCCGCCCCCGCGATGGGCCAGGTTTTGTGCGCTGA
- a CDS encoding antirestriction protein ArdA — MKQFEGDIRVYVACLAAYNNGILHGCWIDAEQDADVIYDDVKAMLAASPMEDAEEWAIHDYEGFEGVQLSECEGFAAVSELAAFISEHGEIGGQLINHLGSLDEAKKAIEDAYAGEYKSLAEFAEELTEQSTEIPENLRYYIDYEAMARDIEINDVFTIDTCSHKVHVFWSH, encoded by the coding sequence ATGAAACAGTTTGAAGGAGATATCAGAGTCTATGTTGCCTGTCTGGCGGCATACAACAACGGCATCCTGCATGGATGCTGGATTGATGCGGAACAGGATGCCGATGTCATCTATGACGATGTGAAAGCCATGCTTGCGGCCTCACCAATGGAAGACGCCGAAGAATGGGCGATCCATGATTATGAGGGCTTTGAGGGTGTGCAACTGTCCGAGTGTGAGGGCTTTGCCGCGGTTTCAGAACTGGCGGCGTTCATCTCGGAACATGGTGAGATTGGTGGGCAGCTTATCAACCATCTGGGCAGTTTAGATGAGGCCAAGAAAGCCATCGAGGATGCCTATGCAGGGGAATACAAATCTTTGGCTGAGTTTGCTGAAGAGCTGACCGAGCAAAGCACCGAAATTCCTGAAAACTTGCGCTACTACATCGACTATGAAGCGATGGCGCGGGATATCGAAATCAATGATGTCTTCACCATCGATACATGCTCCCACAAAGTCCACGTGTTCTGGAGCCATTGA
- a CDS encoding two-partner secretion domain-containing protein, translating to MTKRSKTYTYGSYSQPTGLTKLARNTMSAFMSLLVAAQPIMAQTANIVADSGGTVVYEAGNGVTTVDIATPNAAGLSQNTYEQFNVGPGGAILNNSDQSLAQSQLGGCCKETAILRQVVMPQ from the coding sequence ATGACAAAGCGTTCCAAGACTTACACATACGGTTCGTACAGCCAGCCCACAGGGCTGACAAAATTGGCGCGCAATACCATGAGCGCATTCATGAGTTTGCTGGTGGCCGCGCAGCCGATCATGGCCCAAACAGCGAATATCGTCGCCGATAGTGGTGGCACAGTCGTTTACGAAGCAGGCAATGGTGTGACGACTGTCGATATCGCTACACCCAACGCCGCTGGATTGTCACAAAACACCTATGAGCAATTCAATGTTGGTCCTGGTGGGGCGATCCTCAACAACTCAGACCAGTCCCTGGCACAATCGCAGCTGGGGGGTTGCTGCAAGGAAACGGCAATCTTGCGACAAGTGGTCATGCCACAGTGA
- a CDS encoding invasion associated locus B family protein: MLSEAFEDWQYRCILTQELGEPIGCELSQSVLVEQDGRQVEVLNIALSRAVDQASDVDWALVILTPKDVHLPSDFGLSFGSAEPQLIRYRNCNEVGCWVIVPGNASLIDTMKRQVEGTAYLRLLDGQVVRIVFSLRGFTRGFDAMSQAELPVDQRGVSE; this comes from the coding sequence GTGCTCTCAGAGGCTTTCGAGGATTGGCAGTATCGGTGCATCCTGACGCAAGAGTTAGGTGAACCCATTGGCTGTGAGTTGTCACAGTCTGTACTGGTCGAGCAGGATGGTCGGCAGGTCGAAGTATTGAATATTGCGTTGTCGCGTGCTGTTGATCAAGCAAGCGATGTTGACTGGGCGCTTGTCATTCTCACACCAAAAGATGTGCATCTGCCATCGGATTTTGGCCTTTCATTTGGTAGCGCAGAGCCGCAGCTCATACGTTACCGCAACTGTAACGAAGTTGGCTGTTGGGTCATTGTGCCTGGGAATGCTTCGCTTATCGACACCATGAAGCGACAAGTTGAGGGCACCGCATATCTCCGTTTGCTGGATGGCCAAGTTGTACGGATCGTATTTTCGCTACGCGGTTTTACGCGCGGCTTCGATGCGATGTCACAAGCAGAGTTGCCAGTTGACCAAAGAGGTGTCAGCGAATGA
- a CDS encoding c-type cytochrome: MVSRKAALLTGGLALAGLAAAFVLAQPSQAVGILKPDDAEVIAVGQSIYTDQCAACHGARLEGQPNWRIRGEDGLLPAPPHDATGHTWHHDDETLFTLTKYGLAGLMENAPPSGMPVYGGMLSDDEIIAVLSFIKSTWPDDLRQYHYELNAQSE; encoded by the coding sequence ATGGTAAGTCGGAAAGCCGCTTTGCTAACCGGCGGGCTCGCGCTCGCCGGTTTGGCCGCCGCATTTGTTCTGGCGCAACCCTCCCAAGCGGTTGGTATTTTGAAGCCTGACGACGCCGAAGTGATCGCCGTGGGCCAAAGCATCTACACAGACCAATGTGCCGCTTGCCATGGTGCGCGTTTGGAGGGGCAGCCAAACTGGCGGATACGTGGCGAGGATGGATTGCTGCCAGCCCCGCCGCATGATGCCACTGGGCACACATGGCACCATGATGACGAAACGCTTTTCACCCTGACCAAGTACGGGCTTGCAGGTCTGATGGAGAACGCGCCACCGTCCGGCATGCCTGTCTATGGTGGCATGCTCAGCGATGACGAAATCATTGCAGTGCTCTCCTTCATCAAGTCAACTTGGCCCGACGACCTTCGTCAGTACCACTACGAACTGAACGCCCAGTCCGAATAG
- a CDS encoding type II toxin-antitoxin system Phd/YefM family antitoxin, with the protein MSDVTVSSTEFQTRAGQYIDEAGKAPVFITKHNRPLRVLVDVDEYERLKSFDTRRAYYPDELPEHLKAELEKGFQGEATPDLDHLME; encoded by the coding sequence ATGTCAGACGTTACAGTCAGCTCGACAGAGTTTCAGACCCGTGCAGGGCAGTACATTGATGAAGCGGGCAAAGCCCCTGTCTTCATCACCAAACATAATCGCCCGCTGCGCGTTCTGGTAGATGTTGATGAATATGAACGGCTTAAGTCCTTTGACACACGCCGCGCTTACTACCCCGACGAGTTGCCCGAGCATCTAAAGGCGGAACTCGAAAAAGGCTTTCAAGGCGAAGCAACACCAGACCTTGACCACTTGATGGAGTAA
- a CDS encoding copper resistance CopC family protein, with protein sequence MIKQTLLGLAVVVAPGLAFAHSKSEATTPADGATVTEVPELSMRFDDPMRIISVTLTSPDGDVEIERETGMDPATEFRALPSEELPPGSYRFDWRGMASDGHPMQGSFSFTVTE encoded by the coding sequence ATGATCAAACAAACTCTTCTCGGCTTGGCCGTTGTAGTTGCTCCCGGTCTTGCCTTTGCCCATTCGAAGTCTGAGGCAACAACACCCGCCGACGGTGCGACAGTCACAGAAGTGCCGGAGCTTTCAATGCGGTTCGATGATCCGATGCGCATCATATCAGTCACGCTTACCTCTCCAGACGGAGATGTCGAAATCGAACGCGAGACAGGTATGGACCCCGCTACAGAGTTCCGGGCTTTGCCATCGGAAGAGCTTCCGCCCGGAAGCTATCGCTTCGATTGGCGCGGTATGGCGTCGGACGGTCATCCGATGCAGGGCAGCTTCTCCTTCACGGTCACTGAGTGA
- a CDS encoding metal-sensitive transcriptional regulator, whose protein sequence is MHENREATLKRLKRLEGQVRGIARMVEEDRYCVDVLTQIAAVRAALKGVEKLVIDDHASHCIEDALASGDREDQRAKFTELLELLDKARG, encoded by the coding sequence ATGCACGAAAACCGCGAAGCTACTTTGAAACGTCTAAAACGCTTGGAAGGACAGGTCCGTGGGATCGCCCGGATGGTCGAAGAGGACCGCTATTGCGTTGACGTCCTAACGCAGATTGCGGCGGTGCGCGCTGCGCTGAAAGGCGTCGAAAAGCTCGTGATCGATGATCATGCGTCGCATTGTATCGAGGATGCACTTGCCTCGGGTGATCGTGAGGACCAGCGGGCGAAGTTCACCGAACTCCTAGAACTGCTCGACAAGGCGCGCGGCTAA